The Cydia amplana chromosome 9, ilCydAmpl1.1, whole genome shotgun sequence genome includes a region encoding these proteins:
- the LOC134650968 gene encoding peroxidasin-like: MTPVQRFLPPSYSDGIQAPRRSVFGSALPSAREISSTVHEDQHVETPGITHLLMQWGQFLDHDVTSSSQSRGFNGSVPRCCKDGGRDFVPREFLHPECMPIEVPPSDPFYGPKGVRCLDFVRSSPAPRDDCALGWREQMNQVSAYIDGSPLYASSARQSDKLRLFRNGMLQYGRVQNRRPLLPPERRDELCRGGAVSSDCFKSGDARVNEHPGLVAAHIVWLRQHNRMAQELAHLNPHWSDEKVYQETRKIVGAMIQHITYREFLPIVLGQEVMRLFDLEPLKKGYYKGYSPKINPSPASSFGSAAFRFGHSLVQPSMVRYDRFHRPMQNNVSLHDELTNPSNIWSMGAVDRLLLGMVNQPIQKRDEFITEELTNHLFQTPSFDFGMDLAAINIQRGRDHGIAPYTAWREPCGLSPINEFEDLFRVMSPRAVRRLQSLYRHVDDIDLFTAGMSERPVVGGLVGPTFSCVIAQQFSNLRKGDRFWYENGGFESSLTPAQLQQIRRISFAQILCRTLDTIDSIQPFVFLSADNTDNDRISCLNSLLNNFDLSPWTDVNSSNDISKSDDVSTERPKRKTTTTTKRSTTKQSTTKKPQKLTATSKTPQKKPVPVANNTHNAARPKPTHRQNKTDSINDTNSTLTDKDVITTTEQAVQKIDDKLDFKNKSRRYEQADARRNKPTKQYGHDYDDDEEVHSVQSVVINNLQHKRPYNRPVIAVTENVDKYTYLINYVPRPTQSWRDTTRRTTTRRPTTRRPHDRDVVKVTYQTYDDTYGRPNKPYYYNRYDDRHDNYNRQDDRNNNYDKQDNNNDNYDRQDDKKDDYNISLEGKKETYNYRQNRPNTNDNNFSSARSNDKLQTSTTKTDATLDKISVTDNFKLTTVNPYKLVTFGYVGTYKGDMTNDKETKTDSTETIRHEVISKDFSTYEDDRLDTDEKKNMKLSTFFHYETATKPYNNLRPTRRYDEDQIPDYSKTNSKYYFVRNVLRKYPDSTLTDEAADETKKKEILKENYNSPGQPVPVMIEERSAADKLALLEEAEEKSAIPDLESLRVKIAKPSSPAKTPSVAFQVIPSENNPSQWATYEEKDLPEGLPHRMPPMKIDPSALKEIPRPFNFGNLRRRRPGKKH, translated from the exons ATGACTCCCGTCCAGCGCTTCCTTCCCCCGTCTTACTCCGATGGCATCCAAGCGCCTCGCCGTTCGGTTTTCGGCTCAGCTCTACCCTCAGCCAGGGAGATCAGCTCCACTGTCCATGAAGACCAGCATGTGGAAACCCCGGGTATAACGCATCTGCTGATGCAGTGGGGGCAGTTCTTGGACCATGATGTGACGTCGTCGTCGCAGTCGCGAGGGTTCAACGGCTCGGTACCGCGGTGCTGTAAAGATGGTGGGCGGGACTTCGTTCCTCGAGAGTTCTTG caCCCCGAATGCATGCCCATCGAAGTTCCCCCCTCCGATCCATTCTATGGCCCAAAGGGAGTGAGATGCCTGGACTTTGTCCGGTCCTCCCCCGCGCCCCGCGACGACTGTGCCCTGGGCTGGCGTGAGCAGATGAACCAGGTGTCGGCTTATATCGACGGGTCGCCGCTCTACGCCAGCTCGGCGCGACAGTCAGACAAGCTGAGGCTGTTTAGAAACG GAATGTTGCAGTACGGACGCGTTCAGAACCGGCGTCCATTGCTTCCCCCCGAGAGACGAGACGAGCTCTGCCGCGGCGGAGCCGTCTCTTCAGACTGCTTCAAGTCAGGAGACGCCAGGGTCAACGAGCATCCAGGACTGGTCGCCGCCCACATTGTGTGGCTTAGGCAGCATAATAG GATGGCGCAAGAACTGGCGCATCTAAACCCTCACTGGAGCGATGAGAAAGTGTACCAGGAGACGCGGAAGATTGTCGGCGCGATGATCCAGCATATCACCTACAGAGAATTCCTGCCAATCGTATTAG gTCAAGAAGTGATGCGTCTGTTCGACCTGGAGCCCTTAAAGAAGGGCTACTACAAGGGATACAGCCCAAAAATCAACCCAAGTCCTGCAAGCTCATTCGGCTCGGCTGCCTTTCGGTTCGGTCATAGCCTAGTGCAGCCATCCATGGTACGATACGACCGGTTTCACAGGCCTATGCAAAACA ACGTCTCTCTCCACGACGAACTCACCAACCCCTCCAACATCTGGAGCATGGGCGCCGTTGACCGCCTCCTCCTCGGCATGGTGAACCAGCCAATCCAGAAACGCGACGAGTTCATCACAGAAGAACTGACCAACCACCTTTTCCAAACGCCCTCCTTCGACTTCGGAATGGATCTGGCCGCTATCAATATTCAGAGGGGGAGAGACCACGGAATCGCACCTTATACAGCTTGGCGGGAGCCGTGCGGACTGTCGCCGATAAATGAGTTTGAGGACTTGTTTAGAGTGATGTCGCCGCGTGCTGTGAGGAGATTGCAGAGTTTATACAG GCACGTGGATGACATTGACCTGTTTACAGCAGGCATGTCTGAGAGGCCAGTGGTGGGTGGGTTGGTGGGCCCTACATTTTCCTGCGTTATCGCTCAACAGTTCTCGAATCTTCGGAAAGGAGATCGCTTCTG GTATGAGAACGGAGGGTTCGAATCGTCTTTAACACCGGCACAATTACAGCAGATACGTAGGATATCGTTTGCCCAAATCCTGTGTCGTACCCTTGACACTATAGACAGCATTCAACCTTTCGTATTCCTTTCTGCAGACAATACTGACAACGATCGGATATCCTGCCTTAACAGCTTACTGAACAACTTTGATTTATCGCCATGGACTGACGTTAACTCAAGCAATGATATTAGTAAATCAGACGATGTAAGCACTGAGCGACCAAAGAGAAAGactactacaactaccaaaCGATCTACAACAAAACAGTCTACCACAAAAAAGCCTCAAAAATTGACTGCTACTAGTAAAACTCCTCAAAAGAAACCAGTACCTGTTGCAAATAATACTCATAATGCGGCTAGACCGAAACCTACACATAGACAAAATAAAACTGACAGCATTAATGACACAAACTCAACATTGACTGACAAAGATGTGATAACGACAACTGAACAGGCTGTACAAAAGATAGACGACAAACTTGACTTTAAAAACAAAAGTCGACGATATGAACAAGCTGACGCGCGACGCAATAAACCTACAAAACAATACGGGCATGACTATGACGATGACGAGGAAGTACATAGTGTACAATCTGTAGTTATAAATAACTTACAACATAAGCGACCCTACAACAGGCCAGTAATAGCTGTGACTGAAAACGTTGATAAGtatacttacttaataaattatgtgCCTAGACCCACACAGTCTTGGCGAGACACGACCAGAAGAACGACGACAAGACGACCAACAACAAGACGGCCGCACGACAGGGATGTAGTGAAAGTGACTTATCAGACTTATGACGACACTTACGGTCGACCCAACAAACCATATTACTACAACAGATACGATGACAGACATGACAATTACAATAGACAAGACGACAGAAATAACAACTATGACAAACAAGACAACAATAATGACAATTACGATAGACAAGACGATAAAAAGGACGATTACAATATTAGCCTTGAAGGTAAAAAGGAGACTTATAACTACAGACAAAACAGACCTAATACGAACGACAATAATTTCTCTTCTGCTAGATCAAATGACAAATTACAGACATCTACCACAAAAACTGACGCAACTCTTGACAAAATCTCCGTTACTGATAATTTTAAACTGACGACTGTAAATCCATACAAGTTAGTAACATTTGGttacgtaggtacatacaaagGTGACATGACAAATGACAAAGAGACAAAAACTGACTCTACTGAGACAATTAGACACGAAGTAATAAGTAAAGACTTCTCGACATATGAAGACGACAGACTAGATACGGACGAAAAGAAAAACATGAAACTGTCGACATTTTTCCATTACGAGACAGCAACTAAACCTTACAACAATTTGAGACCGACAAGACGTTACGACGAGGATCAAATACCTGACTACTCAAAGACGAACAGCAAATATTACTTCGTTAGGAACGTTTTACGAAAATATCCAGACTCTACTTTGACAGACGAAGCTGCTGACGAGACTAAAAAGAAGGAAATATTAAAAGAAAACTATAACAGCCCAGGGCAACCAGTGCCTGTGATGATAGAGGAAAGATCGGCGGCTGACAAACTGGCTCTGCTAGAAGAGGCAGAGGAAAAGTCGGCGATCCCAGATCTGGAGAGCCTAAGGGTGAAGATCGCCAAGCCGTCAAGTCCGGCTAAGACACCGTCGGTGGCTTTCCAAGTGATACCCAGTGAAAACAA TCCGTCTCAATGGGCGACATATGAAGAGAAAGACTTGCCCGAAGGTCTGCCGCACCGCATGCCACCGATGAAAATCGACCCGTCCGCATTAAAAGAAATCCCCAGACCTTTCAACTTCGGGAACTTAAGAAGGCGACGTCCAGGAAAGAAACACTAA
- the LOC134650947 gene encoding inositol monophosphatase 1 has translation MADQSVSVDEYFESALSLVKTCGNLIKDHITGCKDFVFKSCDIDLVTEIDRKVEETLVGGISKLYPDHKFIGEEAVSDGAKCELTDAPTWVIDPVDGTMNFVHGFPHSCISLGLLINKEAVAGIVYNPILEQLFTAKKGKGAFYNGRQIHVSQIKELSKALIMTEAGTSRDPERQKVLFENFKMIITKAHGIRTLGSAALNMCMVALGGADLNFEFGIHAWDIAAGDIIVREAGGVCIDPAGGPFDVLSRRVLCASTEELAQEMAKNLCQFYPERD, from the coding sequence ATGGCAGATCAGTCTGTGTCAGTCGACGAATACTTCGAGTCGGCGCTGTCTTTGGTGAAAACTTGCGGAAACCTTATAAAAGATCATATTACTGGATGCAAGGACTTCGTATTCAAGTCGTGTGATATCGATTTAGTAACAGAAATAGATAGAAAGGTAGAAGAAACTTTGGTGGgagggatttcaaaattatatcccGATCATAAGTTTATCGGCGAGGAAGCGGTGTCTGATGGCGCTAAATGCGAGCTAACTGATGCGCCCACATGGGTGATAGATCCCGTCGACGGAACTATGAATTTTGTCCACGGTTTTCCACACAGCTGCATCTCTTTGGGACTTCTTATCAACAAGGAGGCAGTAGCTGGTATTGTATACAATCCTATCCTGGAGCAGTTGTTCACAGCAAAGAAAGGTAAAGGTGCGTTTTATAACGGCCGACAGATACATGTGTCTCAAATTAAGGAGTTGAGTAAAGCCTTGATCATGACAGAGGCTGGTACAAGCCGGGACCCTGAAAGACAGAAAGTTCTTTTTGAGAACTTTAAAATGATAATTACTAAGGCCCATGGCATTAGAACCTTGGGTTCTGCTGCCTTGAATATGTGCATGGTGGCACTGGGAGGGGCTGATCTTAACTTTGAGTTTGGTATTCATGCCTGGGATATAGCTGCGGGTGACATTATAGTCCGTGAAGCAGGTGGCGTCTGTATTGATCCCGCGGGAGGGCCTTTTGATGTTCTATCTCGTAGGGTCTTGTGTGCAAGCACTGAAGAGCTGGCACaagaaatggccaaaaatttGTGCCAATTTTATCCTGAGAGAGATTAA